The sequence CCAGGCCGCAAGGAAGCTGCTTGGCGAAATGGCCGAGGGCAAGAATCCGCAGGCCGAGAAACGCCGCCGCCGGGCCGAGGCCGTCACTCTGGCCCAGGCGGTGGACGACTATTTGGCCATCCGCGACCTGAAGCCTGGCACTGTGGCCGACGTGCGCAAGATGATGGCCTGGGGGCTGGCCGACTGGCAGGACAAGCGCCTGAGCGCCATCCGCCAGGACATGGTGGAGCGTCGCTATCAGGCTCTGTGCGAGAAGTCACCGGCCTGCGCCAACCAGACCATGCGCTACCTGCGGGCGGTGCTGAACTTCGCCATGGCCCGCTACAGCGCGCCCGACGGATCGCCCATCCTGCCGGCCAATCCGGTGCAGCGCCTGACCCTCACCCGCGCCTGGAAGCGGGTGGACCGCCGCCGCACCCTGATCCGTCCGCACGAGCTGCCCGCCTGGTGGCAGGCCCTGGACCAGATCAATCTGCTGCACGCCGACTTCTTCCGCCTGGTGCTGCTCACCGGCCTGAGAAAGTCCGAGGCCCTGGGGCTGACCTGGGAAGACGTGGACCTGAAGGCCCGCCTGCTCACCGTCACCGACACCAAGGCCAGGCGGCCGCACGCCCTGCCATTGACCGACTACCTGGCCGGGATGCTGGAACGGCACCGCCACCGGCAGCGATGTGACCGCCGGCTACATCGTCATCGATACCGAGCGGCTGCGGGACCCGATGCAGCAGGTAACCGACTACGTGCTGAAAACGGTGGGGGAGAAGGAAAGCGCCGCTGTCATGCCATTGCGACAGAAGGAGGTTTGACCATGTGCCGACAGGAGACCGCCGAACGCATCCGGGAGATGGCCCAGGAACTGCCGGAGGAAGACGCCATCGCCCGGTGCCGGTACCACACTGAGTGACCCGATTTCGCCGCGCCTAGGTTGGCCACCGAAAGCCGGGAAACCCCTTGCCCGGTTGGCGCGGCGATCCTTCACAAGGGGGACTGCGTTGGAAGGGGGACGCAATGCTGCCTGCCTGGGTAAATCAATATCCACCGCTGCTGGCCGAACTGGAAGAGGCGGTTGATCTATTGCGAAAACGAGATCGCTTTTTTCCCGGTCCTGGCAGGGGAGCGATCCTCAACCAGGATACCAAAGACATGCTTGCCCTGGTGGCGCAGATGAAAGCCAAACTGGCGCGAGTCTTGGAAGAAAATTCCATCATCGCGTTCTTAGAAATCACCACGCGCCCAATCTCCCAGGATGCAAAGGAAACCTGCGAATGGTTGCGCGAACACGACGAACTGCTTGCCGAGGCTTACAAAGCGGGGCGCAATCTGTACCTGATGCAAGCCTGCCTGATGGGATTCGAGAATGCCTTGCTGGGATTGCAGGCGCACACCAAACCTCAGCGCAAGCGCCCCGGCAAGTATCTTGAGTGTTTTGTCATACACCACATCTTACGTGCCTGCGACTGTCACCTCATCGAGGACAAGGTGCGAAGGCAGGCGCTGGTCGATTTTGTCTTTGGCAAGGCTGGTGTTGAGCCGCCGTCAGAACGCACCTACAGGCGGTGGGTGCGGCACCAGGCCAAGGTGAGGCGGCAAATTATGGAGATGAGGACAAAAATACCCCCAAAATTCATCGATTTTTGACCGGACACCAACACCGGTTTCCCAGAAACTGCTCCCCATCACCAACACACGATGGAGAGCACTATGCGTTCACCGCTGATCACCCCAGAAGAAGCCTCCGAGATACTGGGCGTCAGTCCCCGCACCCTCGCAACGTGGCGGTGCCTGGGCCGTTACAACCTGCCGTATGTGAAAGTCGGCGCACGGGTTCGCTACCGTCTGGCAGATGTCGAGGGTTTCATTGAGCGCCGCACCCGCGAGCACACCGGGGGGGAGGCCGCCTGATGCCCTCTGCTCACTGCTGCGACTCGATCCACTCCTTCAGCGCCTCGTCCATCCGGGTCTGCCAGCCGGGGCCCGTGGCGCGGAAGTATTCCAGAACCTCCTGGCTGAAGCGGATGGAGACCAGGCGTTTCGTCGGCGCTTTCTGGGGGCCGCGTTGCCCACGACGGCGCTTGAGCGCGCCGGCCTTGTATGCGGCCACGACTTCCGGCACCACCTCGCTGGCAGGGCGCATCTTGCCGAAATCCTCATCGGTGAGTTCCCGCGTGTCTGGGTCTGCCTCGATACCGCGCTGGATTTCGGCATCATCTTCCGCAGTTGGCACATGTAATGGCTTCTTACCCATAGCGTCTTACCTCTCTGCTGTTGGCCTTGCGCAGACTGATGACGCGAATTCGGCGCCCACGCAGGGTGAAGACAAGGCAATGGAGACGATCGCCGATCGGGCCATAGGCGATGA comes from Methylomarinovum tepidoasis and encodes:
- a CDS encoding BrnA antitoxin family protein; the encoded protein is MPTAEDDAEIQRGIEADPDTRELTDEDFGKMRPASEVVPEVVAAYKAGALKRRRGQRGPQKAPTKRLVSIRFSQEVLEYFRATGPGWQTRMDEALKEWIESQQ
- a CDS encoding helix-turn-helix domain-containing protein; this translates as MRSPLITPEEASEILGVSPRTLATWRCLGRYNLPYVKVGARVRYRLADVEGFIERRTREHTGGEAA
- a CDS encoding tyrosine-type recombinase/integrase, producing MYRWHQGRPVKVTLGRFPAMTVEQARQAARKLLGEMAEGKNPQAEKRRRRAEAVTLAQAVDDYLAIRDLKPGTVADVRKMMAWGLADWQDKRLSAIRQDMVERRYQALCEKSPACANQTMRYLRAVLNFAMARYSAPDGSPILPANPVQRLTLTRAWKRVDRRRTLIRPHELPAWWQALDQINLLHADFFRLVLLTGLRKSEALGLTWEDVDLKARLLTVTDTKARRPHALPLTDYLAGMLERHRHRQRCDRRLHRHRYRAAAGPDAAGNRLRAENGGGEGKRRCHAIATEGGLTMCRQETAERIREMAQELPEEDAIARCRYHTE